The proteins below come from a single Candidatus Coatesbacteria bacterium genomic window:
- a CDS encoding 2-oxoacid:acceptor oxidoreductase subunit alpha → MPEETTDVSIVFAGEAGQGVRTIEELLLGLLPRAGLHVFSASEFMSRIRGGVNSTQLRVGPRPLRAAVERVDVFIPLVDELTKHLAGRLDDETVILAETERLSGYAEALDVPLQAVAEELGSKLYSNSVAVGLVAGLLGVDADAAAGHVAEHFAAKGDEVAEANAEAVRRGHRRGRELVEDGSIGFEPGRDEAAGENLVLSGTEAVALGALAGGCNYCCAYPMSPSTGVLVELAARQDELPLVVEQVEDEIAAINMAAGAAAAGARALVTTSGGGLALMSEGLSVVGNMELPLVLHVAQRPGPATGLPTRTEQGDLNLALHSGHGDFARIILAPGDWEQAFTLSQSAFNLAAAYQVPVFLLTDQYLVDSSVDLPAPVLDGLTVEEHIIDTAADYRRYRLTENGVSPRGVYGRGAGLVRSDSHTHTEDGHISEDLADIRPAMVEKQLRKLETIATDAEAPTLYGPEDYRDLLVCWGSVLPAVREALELAGDGHTALLHFSWLYPLPEAALEYLERAERIVVIEQNATGQFADLLLRDLGFPVDEKYLKFNGLQFTVEDILELLEGDDAADDD, encoded by the coding sequence GTGCCCGAGGAAACCACCGACGTCTCCATCGTTTTCGCCGGCGAGGCCGGTCAGGGAGTACGCACCATCGAGGAGCTGCTTCTCGGCCTGCTGCCCCGGGCCGGACTGCACGTCTTCAGCGCCTCGGAGTTCATGTCGCGCATCCGCGGCGGGGTCAACTCGACCCAGTTGCGCGTGGGGCCGCGTCCCCTGCGCGCCGCAGTCGAGCGTGTCGACGTCTTCATCCCCCTGGTCGACGAGCTGACCAAACACCTGGCCGGTCGGCTGGACGACGAGACCGTCATCCTGGCCGAGACCGAGCGCCTGTCCGGCTACGCCGAGGCCCTCGACGTGCCGCTGCAGGCCGTCGCCGAGGAACTGGGCAGCAAGCTGTACTCCAATTCCGTCGCCGTGGGTCTGGTCGCCGGGTTGCTGGGGGTGGACGCCGATGCCGCCGCCGGGCACGTCGCCGAACACTTCGCCGCCAAGGGCGACGAGGTCGCCGAAGCCAACGCCGAGGCCGTGCGCCGGGGACACCGACGCGGCCGGGAGCTGGTCGAGGACGGCTCAATCGGGTTCGAGCCGGGGCGCGACGAGGCCGCCGGGGAAAACCTCGTCCTCTCCGGAACAGAGGCCGTGGCTCTGGGCGCCCTGGCCGGCGGCTGCAACTACTGCTGCGCCTATCCGATGAGCCCCTCGACGGGTGTGCTGGTCGAGCTGGCCGCCCGTCAGGACGAGCTGCCCCTCGTCGTTGAGCAGGTCGAGGACGAAATCGCCGCGATCAACATGGCCGCCGGGGCCGCCGCCGCCGGCGCCCGCGCCCTGGTGACCACCTCGGGCGGCGGGCTGGCGCTGATGAGCGAGGGCCTGTCCGTGGTCGGCAACATGGAGCTGCCCCTGGTGCTCCACGTGGCCCAGCGTCCCGGCCCGGCCACGGGCCTGCCGACGCGCACCGAGCAGGGCGACCTCAACCTGGCCCTGCACTCGGGTCACGGCGACTTCGCCCGCATCATTCTGGCCCCCGGGGACTGGGAGCAGGCCTTCACGCTGAGCCAAAGCGCCTTCAATCTGGCCGCCGCGTACCAGGTGCCCGTTTTCCTGCTGACCGACCAGTACCTGGTCGACTCCTCCGTCGACCTGCCCGCCCCGGTCCTCGACGGCCTGACGGTCGAGGAGCACATCATCGATACCGCAGCCGACTACCGGCGCTACCGGCTGACCGAGAACGGCGTCTCGCCCCGCGGCGTCTACGGTCGCGGCGCCGGGCTGGTTCGCTCCGACAGCCACACCCACACCGAGGACGGTCACATCAGCGAGGACCTGGCCGACATCCGCCCGGCGATGGTCGAAAAACAGTTGCGCAAGCTGGAGACCATCGCCACGGACGCCGAGGCCCCGACCCTTTACGGCCCCGAGGACTACCGCGACCTGCTCGTCTGTTGGGGTTCGGTGCTGCCCGCCGTGCGCGAGGCCCTGGAGCTCGCCGGGGACGGCCACACCGCCCTGCTGCACTTCAGTTGGCTCTACCCCCTGCCCGAGGCGGCGCTGGAGTACCTGGAGCGGGCCGAACGCATCGTCGTCATCGAGCAGAACGCCACCGGCCAGTTCGCCGACCTGCTGCTGCGCGACCTGGGCTTTCCCGTCGACGAGAAGTACCTCAAGTTCAACGGTCTGCAGTTCACCGTCGAGGACATCCTCGAGCTGCTGGAGGGCGACGACGCAGCCGACGATGACTAG